GCTGAAAGAACTGCTTCAGAAGGGGGTTGATATGGAGCCCCTTCCAGTTCTTAAACAGGTGATTCTTTGCTACCGCAGTTTCTTTAGTCCATTGAAAATTTTGTTGCATGCtagaatttaataaaataatttaaagacAAAATGCAGCGATAAAATTGTATAGGCTTCAAATGTTGCAACAAATCTTGCCTAGCTACTTTGGAACATGTTCAAGCTTAGCACTACGACGGGAATATTTTGTTCTTTCCACAGGAAACTCTTATTCTATGGGGTGACCAGGATAAAGTCTTTCCCCTCTCTCTTGCATATCAATTACAAAGGTACGCATTCTGTTTTTTGGTAAATGACAAAGGTACGCATTCTTCAAAACGTAGTTTGCACATGGTTTTGTTGACCATGAAAGAATGATTTACAATATGATAAAAATTGACTAGATACAACCCCCGTTTTGACTTGGGCACGGGTGAGCTACCTGGTTATTGAAGGGGGCTGAACCACCAGAGTTCTGACTTGGACTTGGTGCAGCCTTCTTTGCGTCAGCTTGCTTTAGGATGAGTTTCTATTGATTATATTAGGTTTATTTAATTTTACGAGGATCCATATAGATATGTATTTAATCTTACATCGATTATATTCATGGAAGatcttacacacacacacacacacacatatatatatatatatatatatatatatatatatatatatatatatatataactaaggAATCCAAATAATACTGTTCTTGACTAGTTTTTTAGGATGAGGTTCTACACTATTATAAATGCTATTAAAGTAGATTTAACCCATGGTCCATTTGGAATATGGGGTAAAACAACATGGGTTCATTTAAGGTTGACCTCAAGTTGGTCATTGTATTTGTGATTGGATTTAGACTTTTAGTCTAGTACAAATTTTAGAGCTTAAAAGGGAGTTTGTGAGCATCCATATGGGGTTGTTTGGAAAGATCTTGATTATTTATAAAGGATAAACAACCTAAATAATgccttaaataaaatataaaactcTTGGATAAATtacatttacacctaatagtttaaaaatttatacttATCCCATTGAGGTTTATTTTTATCCAACATTTTAATTCATACTTTAACAAAATATTAGTCAAACCATTAATCTTAAATAGGATCTAAGTACCATgttagaaaaaatttcaaaagtaaCCAATATAATCTTAAGTGATATAACTACCATCCATAAACATTACGAAACATAATATTCTCCTCTCCATTCAAGgatctttttgattttttacaTAAGTTAAATTGATTTTACTAATGCTGTTAATTTATCTGGtgtaaatatatattttacaaaCTATTAAATACAAGTGTAATAAATataaatctcaaaaatatttttatgatttattctAACACCTCCTTTGCAAgcttttttgatgaaatcttaaGTGATATAACAGCCATCCAAGAACATAATGAAACATATGTATCCTCCTCTCTATTCAAGgatctttttgattttttacaTAAGGTAAATGATTTTACCAATGTTGTTAATAATCTGATGTAAATATATGTTTTACAAACTATTAAATGCAAGTGTAATAGATATAAATCTCAAAAATATTCTTACGGTTTATTCTAACACCTTCTTTGCAAGCCTTTTTGATGAGATCCTAGATTCATTATAAGTTAAAATGATGATGTGTACTTATAGATTGAGGGTCCAATGACTCAAGCTACTGTAGCTTAAGCTCCATTGAGGCTTCTACCCTAGGCGAGAATAGAGCAATGAATCTCAAATCTCAAATTGCAGCTTTCTCCAGTGGATATGTCCTTTGCATCAATAACAATATCTAGTTTGCTTGTCGAGTGCTTCATCTCAAAAATCTGGAGCTTAGTGGAAAATCACAAAGGATCAAAATACTTGCATATTTTTCCTATTTCCATCATCAATGTTTGAATGAGAAAACCATATAGAGTGCTTATTGCATAAGGTCAAGAAAAGTAATAGAAAATTCACAAGGTCATGGTTGCTAATTAATATGCTCAAATTGCTAACTAATATGTTGGTTGTATTAGCGTGACACATGCTTCGTGAAAGTAGTttctatattaattttatttgtaAAACATCGGAAGCTATCCTGGATTTTGCATAAAGGGAAAACATGGAAAGATTTGTTATTGGGCGTGGAGGCTAGCAAGACCGGTCTTAGGTCCTTGTAGAATAGGTTCGGCCCAATCCATTTGACGCGGATTGCTGACCTCAAAATAGGCTTTGCTGTCGTCCAGAGTTCATCGCAAGCTTTGCCTGCTTAGTCTAATGGGTTATGGTTCTATTTTCTTAGTAGAAGTCCAGTGTTCGTAGACAACAACCAAATGATCGGCGTGAAATGAGTTTTTAAAGTCGGGGCTTAGGTTTCAACCCTCTACTTGGAAAACCTAAGCATCATATCTGGACAACAAACACGAACACATGGGAGCTCTTGGCAACATTCACTGGTGCCACCCCAACCTAGATTATCTTGCCAATGACACGGTTCAACTCGTTTCCAAACTCGTGTATCATAGCTCAACCACTCCAGCCatcgatggaattttttttttttaatgatagatgttacagaaaaaatataataaaaggtTTTGCAGGCCACTACAAAGCCTATGCCGATTTGGCAGTGAATTGTCTACGATCCAAGTATATAGCTCGTATACCTAGCTTGTTTTGGTGGGCTAAATGAGATGGTTTAATCAGCAAAATGCCTTGTTCTCTAATGCAAGCAATGTTAGGTTTATGCTACCAGAGTGCACCATCATGATGTTATGAATTGCACCTGTTGAGCAAAGAGGCTCTAATTGATGATGTGGCAACTAAATTATAGGCCATAATCTATATCTTTCTTCTTAGGCGTAAGGCGGCACACATCGGTAATCAGAGCCAACATGTCCATTTGAACATAAGTTAAAAAATATGTAGCATCTTGGACTGCTACTGCGGTAGCATTTAATCAACTCCTTGAAAGCATGACTTCCGGTTGAATCAATATGGCCTCCGGAAGGTTTTGATTTGTTTTACACCCATCTTATCCTTCTTCACCTTTGTGGTGCGTGCGTGGTGATTGGctcatggaatttttttttttttttttatccggcCCCGTGCGTGAGTCAATTACTGCACGCATCAATCACCGTGTGTGGTGAACAAAGAATTTTCCTTTCAAAAAATTACAAATGGGCCCTGAAAACCAGTggcctcatttttttttttgccggATGCACTCTTGAAAAAAACTCATGCTCTCTCAATATCTCTTCTAATGAAAGCAGGCATTTGGGAGCGAAGTCAAGGTTGGAAGTCATCAAAGATGCTGGGCACGCGTTGCAATTGGAAAAACCCGAACATGTTAGCCGCCTAATCAAATTGTTTCTTTTGAATGCAAAAGATACCAAATCCACTTAGCCTGTGCACTGTTATTGCTGGTAAATTATGATGCAAAGCTATGATATCTGGGGAAAGAGGAAATGGCCTCTAAAGCATGGTTTAAATGGCCATAATTTTTAAttcctctctctcatcattttttttttttgataaaaatgtcCGGAGGAGTTCGGAATGTACCCTTTATCTTTTGCCCCAACGCAGTGGGTTGGTGTGGGACTGTGTGGGCAGGTTGTCCCCAAGTAAATGTTTATAAACAGTAGTTCGCCTTGTCAAAACAGGTAAAATGACCAGCTCTAATGCTTTCGAGTCTTCCGCTTTGTTTGCATGATTTGTAAAACCGCTTCTCGGATCTGATTCTCCACTCCACTCTTTCTTCTGTTCACTCAACAGACGACTTAAAATTGCAATGTTGATGCTGACGCATCCATTTGACTTTATTTAGCTTAATCTCTACCAGGTAGATACCTGAGGCTGACCTATcctgatattttatatttagggTAGGTTGCATATTTAGTATGTACCTACAACCACTACCATCTTGATTCAACAATTTATTTCTATTTATTGCACGAAGACATTGTATAACATCTCGCATATCACAATGAGCAATCACAACCAGCAATGATAAATTGTGGATTATTCATAAATTGTGCAATTGGTGCTTGCACGTGAGTGATCATGAATTAACAGTCTCATATGTCAGTACACGAATGTATGTTTGGTCTTTGAAACTTGCGTTTGCTACATAGTTTTAAACCATTTATCGAGTTGAGTGTGCACGTAAGCTCGTCTTTGATAGTTAAAGGTGATTTAACAACTCAAGGGCAGAAGTTAAAAACTCCCAAGCCCAAGAAGGGTCAGCCATCCAAGTGAAAATTactcttaaaataaaatcaaagatcATACTATTGCTGGGTGTCGTACTTTCGTTTTAAATTCTGCCCTTCTAGCCTGTTCGTGTGAAAAAAATGGGACAAGGAGAATAAATCCATGTTGGGAaacgagaaggaagaaagaaaaaaaaaaaaaagtaacgtaaaaaaaaaatgagaatgaaaaaaaaatgagagaaaaaaaaaagaaataaataaaaatataaaaatataaaaaagataaaaaaaatagatgatatACACTATTTATGGATTGAGATGGTAGGATGAGCAAGTAGTGTTTCATAGAGAAACATGAAATTTAAAGATTTTAATGTTACGTGATCAATAAAGTCAAATATGCTTAGAGGGATGGCTCTCCCATTGGTTAGTGTGGTGGTATCTTGTTCATCCTATTGTGTCATGAGGATATCTTTTGGATAAGAAGTTatgttagtattttttttaggatTGGCTTCAGAGCAGGATCAAAATAGGAGTGAAACCAAAATGAATATGGACGGATATAAGTAtgtccatatctatatttattttatctgataaatataaatatggatacagaTATCATTCAAATGTAAAAATTTGTatacatatttgttttaaatggatattGATACAATTCGGAtattaaaattatagatttaattataaatataaattaaataattaaattttatgattatcaaatatattattaaatagataataaattaaatcaatcttatttatatggttatatatatatatatatattataaattaataagtattatataaaattatatagaattaaaaatagattcagatattcggatatggatcaGGTGATTGTCTATCtatatcaatatctatttttttttagagatataAATATTTGTTAAATTCTCAATGAATGCACGGTGCAAAAATAAATCAGGACATGTATTATCCGTAATACTTTCATCCCTACTTTAGGACATAGTGTATCAGCTCAGCGGTGCATCGGATCAACAAGGACATTCTGCGTATGTCagcatagcaaaaaaaaaaaaaaaaaaaaaaaaggcgctACGCTTTCTTCTCGTGCCCCACCACCCACCTCCGGCCGCGCGCGACTTCCGCTTCCGGGTCCTCTTCCTAAGCGAGCTCCACACGCGGTGCGGCCCCCTTCCCTCTCTCCGCTTTCTTCTGTACATCAGATATGCCTCCAGAGTTGGTCATTTAGTTGGACTTTATCGCTCAAATCCAATGATCACAATCTTTTTACCTACCGGCTCCCTCGGCCATCAAAATCCAATTTTTCGTCCACCTGCCAATGACTCGAAATCCGACGGTTTCCGTCTCCCGCGGGACAGCATTCTCCAGTTGTATGGTGCACCCCAACGATGGTATTTTCGTAATTTCATCAATATCCAGTGCCATATTTTAAAGCCCTCCCCCTTTCCGGCCAAAACAACCATTATCAGTTATCTCGCTCCCCTTGACGTCCCccgcttcttctctctctctctctctctctctctctctcaattttCCAAAAGCCCCCTCCAATCTCCATAATTTCCTCAAACGGCCCTCCAGCCTTTCTCTGTCTCTAAAATTATGACGCGTTTGAGCCTCGTCCCGTTCATGGAGTCGTTCCTACGCCTCTCCTTCATCTCCGCCGGCCTCCGCCACCGCACAATCGCCATCGACGCCGAGACGACCCTCCGCTGCTGGATCTCCAACTCCCTCCCCATCCCTTCCGATTCTCCCCGTAACAGCCGTAGCACTAAGCCCCCGCTCGTCCTCATCCACGGATTCGGCCCCACCGCCACGTGGCAGTGGAGCCACCAGGTCCGCCCCCTGTCCCGCCACTTCGACCTCGTCGTCCCCGACCTCCTCTTCTTCGGTGGTTCCACCACCCGCTCCCCCCACCGCTCCGAGGCCTTCCAGGCCGCCGCCCTCGCCCGCCTCCTCGACGCCCTCGGCCTCTCCAAGATCTCCGTCGTCGGCACCAGCTACGGCGGCTTCGTCTCCTACCACCTCGCGCGGGCCCTCGGCGCCGAGCGCGTCGACCGGGTGGTCATTGCCAGCTCCGACATCCTCAAGGCCGCCGGCGACGACCGTGGCCTGGCGGAGCGTGCCGGCGTGGAGAGCGTCCAGGACCTGATGCTCCCCCGTACCGCCGCCAACCTCCGGGCGCTTATCTGCCTCGCCGTCCACCGCCCGCCACGCTTCTTGCCGGAATTCCTGCTCCGCGACGTCGCAGGGGTACGTAGCTCTCCATCTTTTTCCCGTGGTCGTTGCAAGCGGTTGGGAGTGAgcttgggttgtatctttcgcgcgaaagaatgATTCCCTTCTTTCGTCACATCAACCGTTGGATCGCACAATATCCATTATGAGATCTGTGCACGCTGAGATTGGAGTGCAAGGCGAAAGGAATAAAAAGATGGATCATTCTTTCGTGCGAAAGATGCAATCCGAGCCCGTTGGGAGTTGGGTAGTTCTCGTGCACCTGCGGAACAATTTCTGCTGGCTTAAACGTGGCATCAATTTATTTATTGGCACCATGGAAGGAACGATAATATCTCTCGTCCTTACGACCATGTTCACGTTCCCTACGTCCGTAGATGCGGCGGTTAAAGCGTTGCAATCCAACGGTAGATCCACTCTGTAGTAAAGAGACCAAATTAATTTTGCATGCCACTTGGTATGATTTGGCGTCGCCATCTAAAATTAGTTTGCAGGTTCTCGTAGATTACAGCCGCAGTATAAGATAGTGGGTAGATGTGGGTGGGGGTGTTGAACAAAAATGCCTTGTTAGTTCGGAAATGTTTTTTGTAGACGAGCAACAACTTTATGAGTAGTGATGTGACCAGTCACGCTAAACAAATTTAGTACTTGAAAGAGTGATCgatctaaatttttcaaaaaaaaaaaagaaaaaaaaaaaaaaaaaagaagtgtggTCAACATGAGTAGTGAAGGGCCCAAAGGATAGCAGAAATTTCGATAGTGAGCTTTCTACCTACTAGGGACCTGCCACCCAAATTTTATTAGGATTTCATCAAATTATATGATGTCATTACTACTAATTCCCAATTGTTGAAGGAATAACAGGTTGCAGGTATTCTTCAAATTTTTGTTGCATCATTATTCATTGACATTTCCTACACCACGTCCATTTGGCAAGTTTGTGTGTTATAATGGGAACATAGCTGACCGGTTTTAAATTCTGCATACAGCCACTGAGTAATATAGATTAATACCATCTCTTTGAAATATGTGATCAATTTTATTTACTAGTCTGTTTTGTCAGTCATCAGCTCCATTAATTTAAACAAATGCCTCTATTCCTAGTTGCTGTTCTGAACTTGACAATGAGTAGAAACgtgaaataatataattatatcgagCTCCATGGTGGTCTTAACTCTTAAACATCAAGGCTGCATTGATTTATTAAGGTAGGTGGGTTCGGTAAGAAATTTGTGCTCGTTGGGAGTATGAATGAGCATGCATGCTTTCATTGATTACATTAGCTGGGATCAAATTAGGAAAAAGAGACATATGTATGAAAGAATTTATTTTCTTGAAAAGAAGAGGAAGCAACAGATGCAGCAACATGTGGTGGAATTGGTGTTGCAGATCAAATCAACTTTAAAGAGACAGCAAATTTCACTGATACTGGAAACAGATGAAGGTCCATAAGTTTACTCTGCCTATCAGGCAATGTGGACCATTTTATATATGTGCTTTGCTTTCATCATGAAGATTGAAGCTAACAGATCTAGATATACATTTGCTCACAAAGAAAGCAACGTACTCAAAGCTCTACTGTATTTTGGAGATGCAGATGAGACCTTCATGCCTTTAACTATTTCCTAGCTAGCACTTGTCTGTGAGAAGTAGATGACTGGATCAAAAGGTAGATTCTTGTTGATGTCATTTGCGATTTACTTTTCTATTTCAAGAGACGGGAGTATTTGATCAAGTTGAACAACTATAAACAACTATGGTTTCACTGATTTTAAATGTATACCTGACAGATGCCTGTGATTTAAAGGGAAGGAATATTTCGACTATTGGGAGTTATTGAAGAGGAACCGCTTGATAGATGCAAAGAGCATGAAGTAACGACTGGGATATATAGACATTTGGTATCATGCCTTCATAGTGGTCATATTAACTAGTGGATGAAAATATAATCAATAGTTAGATTAGTGTAGACACTAGAGTGGGCAAGAGTACATAGAAatggagagggagggggagggagagagaattGCCTTTTGGTGATAGGTGCATCACAGAGCCTGTTAGTCATGTGATTCCTACTAGATCACAAAATTGGTTCCAAATTTAGCATGAAGGCTCAGTATCAGTTTGACTTTCTTCAATCATTCTGTTTCTGCTTGTTGTTTGTGATGATAAAATTGCTTGCACCTGTAGCCTGTGTAAATTAGTTCTTATCCTTGTCCACAAGCTTGTCATTTCCATGAGAAGTGGCTGATGGAATGGTTGTGCAGAATCTTTTAAATAAGAAcctagaagaaaagaaggaactgATGAAAGCAATCACTCTAGGCAACAAAGATGAGTTCCAACTTACTCCTCTCCCTCAGGTGAGAATGATGTGCATGCATAATTGTAGCTGAAGTTGTCAGTAGCCTTCTCCAGCTAAATGATTTCTTTCTACTTCTTCTAGGATGTTCTAATCATATGGGGAGAGCATGATCATATTTTCCCCTTGAATAAGGCTTATGAGATTAAAAAGTAAGTGACCACTCCCCTTTGTTTTCCATCTTTATCATTCAAGCTAAGCTTACTGAATTATTAACTTGAATCAAATGAATGGGTGCAGGCGTCTTGGAGAGAAGGCGAGATTAGAAATTATGAAGGATACAGCTCATATGCCGCAGGTGGAGGACCCAGACCAATTCAATGAGATCCTCCTGAACTTCTTATTAGGTATTCCTAGGTCTGCAGTGTGAATTTTGACCTATGATGCTTGAGAGCCCCCCGGGCTCCAATTTATGGGCACTACAATATTATTTGGACTTGGATCAAAAGTCCAGCCTTTGTGTAACAAGGTGTTTAAGTTACTATGTTCCCTACTATTTTATGGTTAAGCAAGTTTTGTAGAGTAAAGAAGCAACAAACAAGGGAAAGGAATGGCTTATATGATTTTAGGATCCGAGATGTACCATGCATGCGAGAGGTAGCATGCTTGGCTTCACTCCTCCAACTTGATTATAGAGTTCTATTATTCTAGATTTCTTTTAGGACTCGAAAagattatagattttttttattctttatgatatttGATGATTATTATTTTGACTTGGAAAGTTCAGTAGTTCTTTTTGTTTACCCCTCCTTCCTTATGATAACAATTGAACTGAAGTGGGGCTTGCCCTAATTGTGACACCCTTTtgctaagaaaaaaaaatgtttaaGATTTGATTCTCATATAAATTCACTAAAAGAATCTGGATCCGAATAATTACAGTACCAGGaggtttctctctttttcttgccaaaaaaataaataaataaaaataaagtaagtTGCATTtctctcattcatttttttttaaaaaaaaatttatggaaaTGGGATGGGGGACAAATCCGTGTGAGAGCATGACTCAAACCTTGGTTACTAAAACGGCTTTGGACAATTAGTTGGAGCATGATTTCCGTCACAACCAAAGACGACAACAAAAACAGGACTTGGAGATCGTTCTGTGAATGTCAGATGGATCGTTTTAGGGGCATAGAGTGCTGGAACCTGCTGTATGTCTCCAAAGAGACAACGTGGGACAATTTTGGACATCTCcatcagaaaatagaaaaaaaaaaggaactatTTGTGACATCAGATTGTCCGGAGCCAATGTGCTATTTTTAATGTTGCAATGAGCAAAAATGTAGACAAATGTTCTTTGTTTGGAAAACAGTATTCTTTCCTTTTAAGATGATTCTAACTTTCTGGCCATGTATCATAAGCACCTAGCAAATGAGGTAGTCTTCTGATTTTTCacatattttatttttggatACGTACAAGTGTATTATCTGTAGATTGGTATGAATCAAATCCagttttacacacacacacacacaaaaaataaaaaataaaaaacaaaataaaaaagaagaagacctTTCGTATCAAAAGTTTGGTTGGATCAGTAATCTTACCttccatcaaaagaaaagaaaagaacaatttgGAGGTGATTACTTTGTGAGCTCAATATTTCATGCATCATATATATCCTTCTCTGCCTATCCAGAGATTGACAATTACCTTTATGCATAAACTAGCTATTAATAGTTGTTGTAATTATCTATGGTTGAATAATCTTTCTAATCAAATTACCATGCTTACATTAATATTAGACTTTCTTAAGCATCCtttcaaaaattcataagaaAAATTATCCATTTAATCATGAGTTATGACGCGATATCTGCAATACTCCAACTCTTGATTTCTAACCTGCTCTGTGAGATCAATAAAATGTATTAGAGATTATGCAATTTGAGACACCAACCATGCATTCCCCTGCAGAGAATATCCTAAGAGTGACAGTCCTCCAAGCGCTTCAAGCTGTTCTATTACCGTTTTGTGGATGCAGTGTACTTGATGTTCCCGAGGGTGAACAAAAACTCATGCGAGACTGCTCATTACTCGTTACTTGCGTTCAGAAGGGTTCCCTCCATGCATCAAGTCCCAATGAGCATCTCCATCGGcccttgttaaaaaaaaaaaatttcacatccTTAACTTGGAAATGAATACATTTCACATTTTTCTAATGCGATCTGTATACAAATTGAAATTCCATGCATTATTGTTATAAATACCTC
This genomic window from Elaeis guineensis isolate ETL-2024a chromosome 13, EG11, whole genome shotgun sequence contains:
- the LOC105056424 gene encoding uncharacterized protein; translation: MTRLSLVPFMESFLRLSFISAGLRHRTIAIDAETTLRCWISNSLPIPSDSPRNSRSTKPPLVLIHGFGPTATWQWSHQVRPLSRHFDLVVPDLLFFGGSTTRSPHRSEAFQAAALARLLDALGLSKISVVGTSYGGFVSYHLARALGAERVDRVVIASSDILKAAGDDRGLAERAGVESVQDLMLPRTAANLRALICLAVHRPPRFLPEFLLRDVAGNLLNKNLEEKKELMKAITLGNKDEFQLTPLPQDVLIIWGEHDHIFPLNKAYEIKKRLGEKARLEIMKDTAHMPQVEDPDQFNEILLNFLLGIPRSAV